The region gtgtcaggtcatacttgaacctgctctgaagattctttgttcaatcctattcaggtcatgtatgaacctgttgttgaacctttttattccggggtccggtcatacttgaacctgctatgaagattctttgttcaatcctattcaggtcatgtatgaacctgttgttgaacctttttattccggggtccggtcatacttgaacctgctctgaagattctttgttcaatcccattcaggtcatgtatgaacctgttgttgaacccttttattccggggtcaggtcatacttgaacctgctctgaagattctttgttcaatcctattcaggtcatgtatgaacctgttgttgaaccttattccggtgtcaggtcatacttgaacctgctctgaagattctttgttcaataccattcaggtcatgtttgaacttgttgttgaacccttattccggtgtcaggtcatacttgaacctgctctgaagatttttctctgtttgttcaataccattcaggtcatgtatgaacctgttgttaaacccttattccggtgtcaggtcatacatgaacctgttctgaagagtttttctccatgattattccccagcgttgtcaggtcatGTGTGAACTGGTTGTAGCATCTTTTCCTTGATTCGGgttagtaagtcatatgtgaacttactaccgaaacCTCTGTATCCCAAGTATCGATTATCAAATCTCATTTGgattactccccagtgtgtgtctgattctccagcaggattgtctccccagcaagttgtttcttaccatttgtctgtctccctgtggatcatcagctttccccacagtttggtctgtctaagtagcatctcctgtcaagagtccaccatatccctagcagataaaaattataaaaaaaaaaaaaaaaatcatccatgcatatcatatcatatcatatcatatcatatcacctcatgtcatagggattcaggatcaaaatccgggtcttcttagtatttaactatctcccactatgatcatatgaagagtgtcctgcttcatattctctagttgaagatacttaaataggggcaactgtcataccccaattttgaccctgaatcgctgattcaaCACATTAATCATAGCTATTACATGTCTACATAtcataccatgcattccataccgcatagtgcctaaaatatcagtcggaataattttttttggaaattACAGACAAACCGATTGAATTAATCAacggatgtgcgtcaaatcagtgaatgaaaaattttaaaatcaagcttctagACATCAATTTTGTTAATCTACGTTTCACGTATTTTAATCCagtatgctcgatttatttttcagctaattttttTGGCCACCTTTTTGATCAGCTCAAGCCTATTTAATCGGTCAAAATtcatttcaaaattaaaagaaatgcTGTATTTTTTCCAATAAATTTATTTCACACTTATtattttggtgcattcattttaattttttgagcatTCTTTGCGtccaaatttttatttattttaaaacccATTTTTTATCCTTTTGTTAAAAGATTCAGAAAAGTTAAATAGGATTGTTCATGTCTTTTTATTTTATTATGGTTATTTTTAAAGGTATGAttttttctttatttcctttgattaatttaatttgtttttaaattaGAGCATCTAGAAGGggtatttttattatttaaattagTTGTGTTTCTTTGCTTTCATATTGACCATTAGATTCAATTGATCAATGGTTCATGCTTGCAATCCATGTAATTTTTATTTCAACCAATCAAAAAATATAGGAATaagttaaaaataaaaaataaaaatctCTCCTTCCAAAAGAGGGACTCTCAACGTCTCTCTTGAGGATCTCATTAAGAGATCCCTCTCTCTGAAAGCAAAAggacaaaagaataaaaaataaataaatatgagAAACAACAGTTCCTCTTCTTCACAAAAACCCTAGCCGTCACGCCCTTCACCTTCATTTTCCTCAGCTTCTTCAACCTTAAACCCACTACGCGACCTCCATCATCGCTTCCAAACATCACCTTCACAAAACCCCTAAATCGTAACCCTTACTCCGCCGTCAACCATCTTCGACCCTTAAATCACCCTCCATCCGCCGTCAAAATCGCGACCCACCTTCAACCTCAAAAACCCAACCGTAACCCTTTTCCGCCGTTACACCACCACTCCTTCCATCCAAAAGCTGCGCCGAAACAACCAAGTTTGAAACTATCCACCTAACTCAACGATTTCCCTCATGCGAGTGGAACCGAAGCTCATCGCTTACCGCTTACAAACCACCTCATATACCGTCTTCAGTTACCATGCTTGGTAGTCTTCAAAGTTTGAATCTTTCCTCTAATGAACTCCGATTCATTTTCTGCTCTTCCTGGTTCGATTCATCTGGATCTTAGTTCAAACCAACTCAACGGGTCTATCTCGAAATTCATTTCTGAAATGCAGAGTATCAAGTACTTGAATCTAGCTAACAATACCCTCCACGGCGTTGTTCCTTTTAACCTCACTTTCGTTAAGGGGTTTGGAAGTATTCAAACTTGGCTGAATCGCTCCGCCGGTTTTTGCTCTCGAAACGGACATCCCGAAACCATCTCTGCACAACCGTTAGTTGCTTCTGGCTCAGAGGAGAGTTTGGAGAAGAAGCTCAAGAATGGTCCTAAACGGTGCTCCAACTGCAATAAGCGGTTTGGTTTGACACGATTTATTTGTCTATGTGTTAACTTGTGTTATTTTTTTTTCCTGTGCTTTACATCGCTACTCAGACAAACATGGCTGTCCATTTGACTACCACACTGCTGGACGGGATGCAATAGCCAAAGCAAACCTGGTTGCCATAGCTACTTCGCCATCGGTATCGAGCAGTGAAATCCCAACAACAGCAATAACAGTTTCATCTTCGCCAAGCAGAATAAACAGCAAACTCAAGCCGCACCCTCTATAAAATAACAATCGGTAGTATTGCAGTTTTGTTTGTATACTGTTGTAGTATTTCGGTTTTTTTATTTGTGTTTCGGTTGGATATACTGCTGTGTTGTGAATATTGGAAGTGTTGTTGTTAGACCTTTTTTTGGCATATTCGCTTACAGCTGTATGAACTTAGGAGTTGTGTTTGATTCTGTTATCTCACAGTTATGATTTTTGTTCATATCATATTACACTTCTGAGTTCACGTATTAAGGAAAAGTCATATTGGGTGTTGGTTTAAATGTCAATGTAGAGCTATTATGTCGACGTTTTGTTTAATTGTGACAAACTTCTAAAACTCTGTTAATAGCATTCGTAAGACATGTTTTGAAATTCTGCTCAGCATGATGAGTGAATAGAAAGTGAAGAGGAAATGGGATTCGAGTTTTCTTGCATCCTAGGGTGAGTGAAGATCTACTTATATAACCTCTCTTCTCAATTCTGTTATGAGATGTTCTCAATTCTGTTATGAGATGCAGGTTAAATTACCTTGAAATGTTGGAATTTAGTTAGAAATGAAGGTGAATTTCAGTGGGAAGAAGTTATCCTGTTCTGTTAGCATTAATTGAGTTAAGTTGGTTGCTGTTAGAAAAGTCGGTTGGGCCTTAGTGTTTCTAAGGTTTGTTGTCATCTTAAAATGTGGTTTGCTTCAGTTCTTTTTGTGCTATCACTTTTAATCACTGTCGTATCATTTCACTTTTAAAAGCTATCTATTCATTAagtaaaaaattatatataaatggttacCTATTTTCATTTCTAAGTAAATAACATAATTATTATAAATGACATCCATTTTTCTTGATTTTAGATCTTTATTATTTAATTGATTTATATCTTGATAAATGATTTCTTTTTAGTTgatcattatttttaattaataaattatttttctAATTATTGAGTGgattatttaaattattttttaatcaATCTAATATGGTTAATTATTTATTCAGATGATTCATGTTTGAATTTTCATATGTAAATAATCATACTCAAATTTTATTCgatttcaaaatcaatttcaatttttctcaaattcaaaatacattccaaaaataaatgagaatcatttcaagatcatttcacaaatcaacATAATATTTAAACctcaaatcattttcttaataaaacgtgaagaaaaaggttacctggatggaatgtccagtcgtaatcccgaatattaggctcaagctgtaagagcttgcaagccataaatattcgtcttctctttaacactccaatattcaaaatcattttcttaataaagttggaagaaaaaggttacctggatggaatgttcagtcgtaatcccgaatattaggctcaagctgtaagagcttgcaagccataaatattcgtcttctctccaaaacacctgtaaatatctcaaaccatcttcttaataaagttggaagaaaaagattacctggagggaatatccagtcgtaatcccgaatattaggctcaagctgtaagagcttgcaagccataaatatttgtcttccctccaaaacattcgtaaatatccaaatcattttcttaacaaatattggaaagaaacagactgcctgggtggaatgtccagacgtagtcccgagtattagacccaagctgtaagagcttgtaggtcataagtactcgtctttcaaacttcaaaatacctaattcctaccttaatactttttcaataaagatggaaatggaacatggtgtataccatgcactcct is a window of Lathyrus oleraceus cultivar Zhongwan6 chromosome 6, CAAS_Psat_ZW6_1.0, whole genome shotgun sequence DNA encoding:
- the LOC127093782 gene encoding receptor-like protein 55, translated to MNSDSFSALPGSIHLDLSSNQLNGSISKFISEMQSIKYLNLANNTLHGVVPFNLTFVKGFGSIQTWLNRSAGFCSRNGHPETISAQPLVASGSEESLEKKLKNGPKRCSNCNKRLNYLEMLEFS